Proteins encoded within one genomic window of Paramisgurnus dabryanus chromosome 13, PD_genome_1.1, whole genome shotgun sequence:
- the LOC135789233 gene encoding leukocyte elastase inhibitor-like isoform X8 has protein sequence MESLSAANTQFSLNVFKKISEINTSGNVFYSPLSISSALAMVSLGAKGNTKDQILQVLCLNKSGPDIESADQEDLIHSSYNKLMSELNEPGVPYMLSLANRLYGEKSYQFIDKFISETQKYYQAGLESVDFIKNSEASRVNINNWVEENTQGKIKDLLAQGIVNDLTDLVLVNAIYFKGTWEKKFLREDTFDQEFKVNKNETKPVKMMSQESKFPLIFIPEVNSQILELPYVGKNLSMLIILPNEIEDDTTGLQKLEKTLTYEKLMEWTKPDKMSVENVQISLPKFKLEETYDMKNLLVKLGMVNAFDKGKANFSGMSPQNLVVSEVIHKSFVEVNEEGTEAAAATGVGMMLKCYTFPEIFNADHPFLFFIRHNPTNTILFYGRFCSP, from the exons ATGGAGTCTTTGTCAGCAGCAAACACACAATTCTCTCTCAATGTGTTTAAGAAGATCAGTGAGATAAACACTAGTGGAAATGTCTTCTACTCTCCTCTCAGCATCTCCTCGGCTCTGGCCATGGTGTCACTTGGTGCTAAAGGAAACACAAAAGATCAGATCTTACAG GTTCTGTGTCTTAACAAATCTGGACCAGATATTGAGTCAGCTGATCAG GAGGATCTCATTCATTCCAGCTACAACAAACTCATGAGCGAGTTGAACGAACCAGGAGTCCCATATATGTTGAGTCTTGCCAATCGTCTGTATGGAGAGAAATCCTATCAGTTTATTGAT AAATTCATTAGTGAGACACAAAAATACTACCAGGCTGGACTGGAGTCTGTGGACTTCATAAAAAACTCAGAAGCTTCACGCGTCAACATCAACAACTGGGTGGAGGAAAACACACAAG GGAAGATCAAAGACTTGCTGGCACAGGGGATTGTCAATGATTTGACGGATTTGGTTTTGGTGAATGCCATCTACTTCAAAGGGACCTGGGAGAAAAAATTCCTGAGGGAAGACACTTTTGATCAAGAATTTAAAGTGAACAAG AATGAAACTAAACCAGTGAAGATGATGAGTCAGGAGTCAAAGTTTCCTCTTATCTTCATCCCAGAGGTGAACAGTCAGATCCTGGAGCTGCCGTATGTTGGGAAGAATCTGAGTATGTTGATCATCCTtccaaatgagattgaagacgaCACCACTGGACTTCAGAAG CTGGAGAAAACACTGACCTATGAGAAGCTCATGGAGTGGACCAAACCTGACAAGATGAGTGTAGAAAATGTTCAGATATCTCTGCCTAAATTCAAGCTGGAAGAAACTTATGACATGAAAAATCTACTGGTGAAACTGGGAATGGTGAATGCTTTTGACAAAGGGAAGGCAAATTTTTCAGGCATGTCCCCCCAAAATCTGGTGGTGTCTGAGGTGATTCATAAATCCTTTGTTGAAGTCAATGAAGAGGGAACAGAAGCAGCTGCAGCTACTGGTGTTGGCATGATGCTAAAATGCTACACGTTTCCAGAGATCTTCAATGCTGATCATCCCTTCCTGTTCTTCATCCGACACAATCCCACCAACACCATTCTGTTTTATGGACGCTTTTGCTCTCCTTGA
- the LOC135789233 gene encoding leukocyte elastase inhibitor-like isoform X6 codes for MESLSAANTQFSLNVFKKISEINTSGNVFYSPLSISSALAMVSLGAKGNTKDQILQVLCLNKSGPDIESADQQEDLIHSSYNKLMSELNEPGVPYMLSLANRLYGEKSYQFIDKFISETQKYYQAGLESVDFIKNSEASRVNINNWVEENTQGKIKDLLAQGIVNDLTDLVLVNAIYFKGTWEKKFLREDTFDQEFKVNKNETKPVKMMSQESKFPLIFIPEVNSQILELPYVGKNLSMLIILPNEIEDDTTGLQKLEKTLTYEKLMEWTKPDKMSVENVQISLPKFKLEETYDMKNLLVKLGMVNAFDKGKANFSGMSPQNLVVSEVIHKSFVEVNEEGTEAAAATGVGMMLKCYTFPEIFNADHPFLFFIRHNPTNTILFYGRFCSP; via the exons ATGGAGTCTTTGTCAGCAGCAAACACACAATTCTCTCTCAATGTGTTTAAGAAGATCAGTGAGATAAACACTAGTGGAAATGTCTTCTACTCTCCTCTCAGCATCTCCTCGGCTCTGGCCATGGTGTCACTTGGTGCTAAAGGAAACACAAAAGATCAGATCTTACAG GTTCTGTGTCTTAACAAATCTGGACCAGATATTGAGTCAGCTGATCAG CAGGAGGATCTCATTCATTCCAGCTACAACAAACTCATGAGCGAGTTGAACGAACCAGGAGTCCCATATATGTTGAGTCTTGCCAATCGTCTGTATGGAGAGAAATCCTATCAGTTTATTGAT AAATTCATTAGTGAGACACAAAAATACTACCAGGCTGGACTGGAGTCTGTGGACTTCATAAAAAACTCAGAAGCTTCACGCGTCAACATCAACAACTGGGTGGAGGAAAACACACAAG GGAAGATCAAAGACTTGCTGGCACAGGGGATTGTCAATGATTTGACGGATTTGGTTTTGGTGAATGCCATCTACTTCAAAGGGACCTGGGAGAAAAAATTCCTGAGGGAAGACACTTTTGATCAAGAATTTAAAGTGAACAAG AATGAAACTAAACCAGTGAAGATGATGAGTCAGGAGTCAAAGTTTCCTCTTATCTTCATCCCAGAGGTGAACAGTCAGATCCTGGAGCTGCCGTATGTTGGGAAGAATCTGAGTATGTTGATCATCCTtccaaatgagattgaagacgaCACCACTGGACTTCAGAAG CTGGAGAAAACACTGACCTATGAGAAGCTCATGGAGTGGACCAAACCTGACAAGATGAGTGTAGAAAATGTTCAGATATCTCTGCCTAAATTCAAGCTGGAAGAAACTTATGACATGAAAAATCTACTGGTGAAACTGGGAATGGTGAATGCTTTTGACAAAGGGAAGGCAAATTTTTCAGGCATGTCCCCCCAAAATCTGGTGGTGTCTGAGGTGATTCATAAATCCTTTGTTGAAGTCAATGAAGAGGGAACAGAAGCAGCTGCAGCTACTGGTGTTGGCATGATGCTAAAATGCTACACGTTTCCAGAGATCTTCAATGCTGATCATCCCTTCCTGTTCTTCATCCGACACAATCCCACCAACACCATTCTGTTTTATGGACGCTTTTGCTCTCCTTGA
- the LOC135789233 gene encoding leukocyte elastase inhibitor-like isoform X3, whose protein sequence is MESLSAANTQFSLNVFKKISEINTSGNVFYSPLSISSALAMVSLGAKGNTKDQILQVLCLNKSGPDTKTADQQVDLIHSSYNKLMSELNEPGVPYMLSLANRLYGEKSYQFIDKFISETQKYYQAGLESVDFIKNSEAARVNINNWVEKKTQGRIKDLLAQGILNNMTRLVLVNALYFKGNWEKKFLWPDTVDRPFKVNKKETKIVKMMNQDKDFPLTFIPEVNSQILELPYVGKNMSMLIILPNEIEDDTTGLQKLEKTLTYEKLMEWTKPDNMKIQYVEISLPKFKLEETYDMKNLLVKLGMVDAFEMGKAHFSDLSHNNDLVVSEVIHKTFVEVNEEGTEAAAATGIVGKLLMGRLDIPKTFNADHPFLFFIRHNPTNTILFYGRFCSP, encoded by the exons ATGGAGTCTTTGTCAGCAGCAAACACACAATTCTCTCTCAATGTGTTTAAGAAGATCAGTGAGATAAACACTAGTGGAAATGTCTTCTACTCTCCTCTCAGCATCTCCTCGGCTCTGGCCATGGTGTCACTTGGTGCTAAAGGAAACACAAAAGATCAGATCTTACAG GTTCTGTGTCTTAACAAATCTGGACCAGATACTAAGACAGCTGATCAG CAGGTGGATCTCATTCATTCCAGCTACAACAAACTCATGAGCGAGTTGAACGAACCAGGAGTCCCATATATGTTGAGTCTTGCCAATCGTCTGTATGGAGAGAAATCCTATCAGTTTATTGAT AAATTCATTAGTGAGACACAGAAATACTACCAGGCTGGACTGGAGTCTGTGGACTTCATAAAAAACTCAGAAGCTGCACGCGTCAACATCAACAACTGGGTGGAGAAAAAGACACAAG GGAGGATCAAGGATTTGCTGGCACAGGGTATCCTTAATAATATGACACGTTTGGTTTTGGTGAACGCCCTCTACTTCAAAGGGAACTGGGAGAAAAAATTCCTATGGCCAGACACTGTTGATCGACCATTTAAAGTGAACAAG AAAGAAACTAAAATAGTGAAGATGATGAATCAGGATAAAGACTTTCCCCTGACCTTCATCCCAGAGGTGAACAGTCAGATCCTGGAGCTGCCGTATGTCGGGAAGAATATGAGTATGTTGATCATCCTtccaaatgagattgaagacgaCACCACTGGACTTCAGAAG CTGGAGAAAACACTGACCTATGAGAAGCTCATGGAGTGGACCAAACCTGACAACATGAAGATACAATACGTTGAGATATCTCTTCCTAAGTTCAAGCTGGAAGAAACTTATGACATGAAGAATCTGCTGGTGAAACTGGGAATGGTGGATGCTTTTGAGATGGGGAAGGCACATTTTTCAGACCTGTCCCACAATAATGATCTGGTGGTGTCTGAGGTGATTCATAAAACCTTTGTTGAGGTTAATGAAGAAGGAACAGAAGCAGCAGCAGCTACTGGTATTGTCGGTAAGCTCCTTATGGGACGCCTCGACATTCCAAAGACTTTCAATGCTGATCATCCCTTCCTGTTTTTCATCCGACACAATCCCACCAACACCATTCTGTTTTATGGACGCTTCTGTTCTCCATGA
- the LOC135789233 gene encoding leukocyte elastase inhibitor-like isoform X4, with the protein MESLSAANTQFSLNVFKKISEINTSGNVFYSPLSISSALAMVSLGAKGNTKDQILQVLCLNKSGPDTKTADQVDLIHSSYNKLMSELNEPGVPYMLSLANRLYGEKSYQFIDKFISETQKYYQAGLESVDFIKNSEAARVNINNWVEKKTQGRIKDLLAQGILNNMTRLVLVNALYFKGNWEKKFLWPDTVDRPFKVNKKETKIVKMMNQDKDFPLTFIPEVNSQILELPYVGKNMSMLIILPNEIEDDTTGLQKLEKTLTYEKLMEWTKPDNMKIQYVEISLPKFKLEETYDMKNLLVKLGMVDAFEMGKAHFSDLSHNNDLVVSEVIHKTFVEVNEEGTEAAAATGIVGKLLMGRLDIPKTFNADHPFLFFIRHNPTNTILFYGRFCSP; encoded by the exons ATGGAGTCTTTGTCAGCAGCAAACACACAATTCTCTCTCAATGTGTTTAAGAAGATCAGTGAGATAAACACTAGTGGAAATGTCTTCTACTCTCCTCTCAGCATCTCCTCGGCTCTGGCCATGGTGTCACTTGGTGCTAAAGGAAACACAAAAGATCAGATCTTACAG GTTCTGTGTCTTAACAAATCTGGACCAGATACTAAGACAGCTGATCAG GTGGATCTCATTCATTCCAGCTACAACAAACTCATGAGCGAGTTGAACGAACCAGGAGTCCCATATATGTTGAGTCTTGCCAATCGTCTGTATGGAGAGAAATCCTATCAGTTTATTGAT AAATTCATTAGTGAGACACAGAAATACTACCAGGCTGGACTGGAGTCTGTGGACTTCATAAAAAACTCAGAAGCTGCACGCGTCAACATCAACAACTGGGTGGAGAAAAAGACACAAG GGAGGATCAAGGATTTGCTGGCACAGGGTATCCTTAATAATATGACACGTTTGGTTTTGGTGAACGCCCTCTACTTCAAAGGGAACTGGGAGAAAAAATTCCTATGGCCAGACACTGTTGATCGACCATTTAAAGTGAACAAG AAAGAAACTAAAATAGTGAAGATGATGAATCAGGATAAAGACTTTCCCCTGACCTTCATCCCAGAGGTGAACAGTCAGATCCTGGAGCTGCCGTATGTCGGGAAGAATATGAGTATGTTGATCATCCTtccaaatgagattgaagacgaCACCACTGGACTTCAGAAG CTGGAGAAAACACTGACCTATGAGAAGCTCATGGAGTGGACCAAACCTGACAACATGAAGATACAATACGTTGAGATATCTCTTCCTAAGTTCAAGCTGGAAGAAACTTATGACATGAAGAATCTGCTGGTGAAACTGGGAATGGTGGATGCTTTTGAGATGGGGAAGGCACATTTTTCAGACCTGTCCCACAATAATGATCTGGTGGTGTCTGAGGTGATTCATAAAACCTTTGTTGAGGTTAATGAAGAAGGAACAGAAGCAGCAGCAGCTACTGGTATTGTCGGTAAGCTCCTTATGGGACGCCTCGACATTCCAAAGACTTTCAATGCTGATCATCCCTTCCTGTTTTTCATCCGACACAATCCCACCAACACCATTCTGTTTTATGGACGCTTCTGTTCTCCATGA
- the LOC135789233 gene encoding leukocyte elastase inhibitor-like isoform X5 — MESLSAANTQFSLNVFKKISEINTSGNVFYSPLSISSALAMVSLGAEGNTKDQILQVLCLNKSGPDIESADQQEDLIHSSYNKLMSELNEPGVPYMLSLANRLYGEKSYQFIDKFISETQKYYQAGLESVDFIKNSEASRVNINNWVEENTQGKIKDLLAQGIVNDLTDLVLVNAIYFKGTWEKKFLREDTFDQEFKVNKNETKPVKMMSQESKFPLIFIPEVNSQILELPYVGKNLSMLIILPNEIEDDTTGLQKLEKTLTYEKLMEWTKPDKMSVENVQISLPKFKLEETYDMKNLLVKLGMVNAFDKGKANFSGMSPQNLVVSEVIHKSFVEVNEEGTEAAAATGVGMMLKCYTFPEIFNADHPFLFFIRHNPTNTILFYGRFCSP; from the exons ATGGAGTCTTTGTCAGCAGCAAACACCCAATTCTCTCTCAATGTGTTTAAGAAGATCAGTGAGATAAACACTAGTGGAAATGTCTTTTATTCTCCTCTCAGTATCTCCTCGGCTCTGGCCATGGTGTCACTTGGTGCTGAAGGAAACACAAAAGATCAGATCTTACAG GTTCTGTGTCTTAACAAATCTGGACCAGATATTGAGTCAGCTGATCAG CAGGAGGATCTCATTCATTCCAGCTACAACAAACTCATGAGCGAGTTGAACGAACCAGGAGTCCCATATATGTTGAGTCTTGCCAATCGTCTGTATGGAGAGAAATCCTATCAGTTTATTGAT AAATTCATTAGTGAGACACAAAAATACTACCAGGCTGGACTGGAGTCTGTGGACTTCATAAAAAACTCAGAAGCTTCACGCGTCAACATCAACAACTGGGTGGAGGAAAACACACAAG GGAAGATCAAAGACTTGCTGGCACAGGGGATTGTCAATGATTTGACGGATTTGGTTTTGGTGAATGCCATCTACTTCAAAGGGACCTGGGAGAAAAAATTCCTGAGGGAAGACACTTTTGATCAAGAATTTAAAGTGAACAAG AATGAAACTAAACCAGTGAAGATGATGAGTCAGGAGTCAAAGTTTCCTCTTATCTTCATCCCAGAGGTGAACAGTCAGATCCTGGAGCTGCCGTATGTTGGGAAGAATCTGAGTATGTTGATCATCCTtccaaatgagattgaagacgaCACCACTGGACTTCAGAAG CTGGAGAAAACACTGACCTATGAGAAGCTCATGGAGTGGACCAAACCTGACAAGATGAGTGTAGAAAATGTTCAGATATCTCTGCCTAAATTCAAGCTGGAAGAAACTTATGACATGAAAAATCTACTGGTGAAACTGGGAATGGTGAATGCTTTTGACAAAGGGAAGGCAAATTTTTCAGGCATGTCCCCCCAAAATCTGGTGGTGTCTGAGGTGATTCATAAATCCTTTGTTGAAGTCAATGAAGAGGGAACAGAAGCAGCTGCAGCTACTGGTGTTGGCATGATGCTAAAATGCTACACGTTTCCAGAGATCTTCAATGCTGATCATCCCTTCCTGTTCTTCATCCGACACAATCCCACCAACACCATTCTGTTTTATGGACGCTTTTGCTCTCCTTGA
- the LOC135789233 gene encoding leukocyte elastase inhibitor-like isoform X7, which translates to MESLSAANTQFSLNVFKKISEINTSGNVFYSPLSISSALAMVSLGAEGNTKDQILQVLCLNKSGPDIESADQEDLIHSSYNKLMSELNEPGVPYMLSLANRLYGEKSYQFIDKFISETQKYYQAGLESVDFIKNSEASRVNINNWVEENTQGKIKDLLAQGIVNDLTDLVLVNAIYFKGTWEKKFLREDTFDQEFKVNKNETKPVKMMSQESKFPLIFIPEVNSQILELPYVGKNLSMLIILPNEIEDDTTGLQKLEKTLTYEKLMEWTKPDKMSVENVQISLPKFKLEETYDMKNLLVKLGMVNAFDKGKANFSGMSPQNLVVSEVIHKSFVEVNEEGTEAAAATGVGMMLKCYTFPEIFNADHPFLFFIRHNPTNTILFYGRFCSP; encoded by the exons ATGGAGTCTTTGTCAGCAGCAAACACCCAATTCTCTCTCAATGTGTTTAAGAAGATCAGTGAGATAAACACTAGTGGAAATGTCTTTTATTCTCCTCTCAGTATCTCCTCGGCTCTGGCCATGGTGTCACTTGGTGCTGAAGGAAACACAAAAGATCAGATCTTACAG GTTCTGTGTCTTAACAAATCTGGACCAGATATTGAGTCAGCTGATCAG GAGGATCTCATTCATTCCAGCTACAACAAACTCATGAGCGAGTTGAACGAACCAGGAGTCCCATATATGTTGAGTCTTGCCAATCGTCTGTATGGAGAGAAATCCTATCAGTTTATTGAT AAATTCATTAGTGAGACACAAAAATACTACCAGGCTGGACTGGAGTCTGTGGACTTCATAAAAAACTCAGAAGCTTCACGCGTCAACATCAACAACTGGGTGGAGGAAAACACACAAG GGAAGATCAAAGACTTGCTGGCACAGGGGATTGTCAATGATTTGACGGATTTGGTTTTGGTGAATGCCATCTACTTCAAAGGGACCTGGGAGAAAAAATTCCTGAGGGAAGACACTTTTGATCAAGAATTTAAAGTGAACAAG AATGAAACTAAACCAGTGAAGATGATGAGTCAGGAGTCAAAGTTTCCTCTTATCTTCATCCCAGAGGTGAACAGTCAGATCCTGGAGCTGCCGTATGTTGGGAAGAATCTGAGTATGTTGATCATCCTtccaaatgagattgaagacgaCACCACTGGACTTCAGAAG CTGGAGAAAACACTGACCTATGAGAAGCTCATGGAGTGGACCAAACCTGACAAGATGAGTGTAGAAAATGTTCAGATATCTCTGCCTAAATTCAAGCTGGAAGAAACTTATGACATGAAAAATCTACTGGTGAAACTGGGAATGGTGAATGCTTTTGACAAAGGGAAGGCAAATTTTTCAGGCATGTCCCCCCAAAATCTGGTGGTGTCTGAGGTGATTCATAAATCCTTTGTTGAAGTCAATGAAGAGGGAACAGAAGCAGCTGCAGCTACTGGTGTTGGCATGATGCTAAAATGCTACACGTTTCCAGAGATCTTCAATGCTGATCATCCCTTCCTGTTCTTCATCCGACACAATCCCACCAACACCATTCTGTTTTATGGACGCTTTTGCTCTCCTTGA
- the LOC135789233 gene encoding leukocyte elastase inhibitor-like isoform X11, translating into MSELNEPGVPYMLSLANRLYGEKSYQFIDKFISETQKYYQAGLESVDFIKNSEASRVNINNWVEENTQGKIKDLLAQGIVNDLTDLVLVNAIYFKGTWEKKFLREDTFDQEFKVNKNETKPVKMMSQESKFPLIFIPEVNSQILELPYVGKNLSMLIILPNEIEDDTTGLQKLEKTLTYEKLMEWTKPDKMSVENVQISLPKFKLEETYDMKNLLVKLGMVNAFDKGKANFSGMSPQNLVVSEVIHKSFVEVNEEGTEAAAATGVGMMLKCYTFPEIFNADHPFLFFIRHNPTNTILFYGRFCSP; encoded by the exons ATGAGCGAGTTGAACGAACCAGGAGTCCCATATATGTTGAGTCTTGCCAATCGTCTGTATGGAGAGAAATCCTATCAGTTTATTGAT AAATTCATTAGTGAGACACAAAAATACTACCAGGCTGGACTGGAGTCTGTGGACTTCATAAAAAACTCAGAAGCTTCACGCGTCAACATCAACAACTGGGTGGAGGAAAACACACAAG GGAAGATCAAAGACTTGCTGGCACAGGGGATTGTCAATGATTTGACGGATTTGGTTTTGGTGAATGCCATCTACTTCAAAGGGACCTGGGAGAAAAAATTCCTGAGGGAAGACACTTTTGATCAAGAATTTAAAGTGAACAAG AATGAAACTAAACCAGTGAAGATGATGAGTCAGGAGTCAAAGTTTCCTCTTATCTTCATCCCAGAGGTGAACAGTCAGATCCTGGAGCTGCCGTATGTTGGGAAGAATCTGAGTATGTTGATCATCCTtccaaatgagattgaagacgaCACCACTGGACTTCAGAAG CTGGAGAAAACACTGACCTATGAGAAGCTCATGGAGTGGACCAAACCTGACAAGATGAGTGTAGAAAATGTTCAGATATCTCTGCCTAAATTCAAGCTGGAAGAAACTTATGACATGAAAAATCTACTGGTGAAACTGGGAATGGTGAATGCTTTTGACAAAGGGAAGGCAAATTTTTCAGGCATGTCCCCCCAAAATCTGGTGGTGTCTGAGGTGATTCATAAATCCTTTGTTGAAGTCAATGAAGAGGGAACAGAAGCAGCTGCAGCTACTGGTGTTGGCATGATGCTAAAATGCTACACGTTTCCAGAGATCTTCAATGCTGATCATCCCTTCCTGTTCTTCATCCGACACAATCCCACCAACACCATTCTGTTTTATGGACGCTTTTGCTCTCCTTGA